From Etheostoma spectabile isolate EspeVRDwgs_2016 chromosome 8, UIUC_Espe_1.0, whole genome shotgun sequence, a single genomic window includes:
- the LOC116693967 gene encoding perforin-1, whose amino-acid sequence MAFTCPFLLLVLCSLTLVEAQLKVFNLRASNLHSSILGTPDSYVKGFCGSATLGKTSVRNDNPNPWWAEVFTHFQAEENNVLRLEVYDSDFVFDDLLGVCQRQIKLGTHEHDCFLEKGGTLHYTYTLG is encoded by the coding sequence ATGGCCTTCACTTGTCCCTTCCTGTTGTTGGTCCTGTGCAGTCTGACTTTGGTTGAAGCCCAGCTAAAGGTATTCAACTTGCGGGCAAGCAATCTTCACTCCAGCATCCTTGGAACCCCAGACAGCTATGTTAAGGGTTTCTGCGGTTCCGCCACTCTGGGTAAGACGTCTGTTCGGAACGACAACCCAAACCCCTGGTGGGCAGAGGTGTTCACCCACTTCCAGGCCGAGGAGAATAACGTACTGAGGCTTGAGGTTTATGACAGTGATTTTGTCTTTGATGACCTGCTGGGAGTCTGCCAGCGTCAGATCAAGCTGGGAACCCATGAGCATGACTGCTTCCTGGAGAAAGGTGGCACGCTTCATTATACCTACACCCTCGGCTGA
- the LOC116693542 gene encoding plasma membrane calcium-transporting ATPase 2 encodes MGLNGTSEDIVKRREEFGQNHVPQKPKTFVELVWEALQDVTLIILMLAAIFSLVQSFYHPPTCSKRHSGKASGEAATGRIEGDAILLLVVCMVLVTAFNNWSKEKQFRSPQSHIKHDHKFTVVRGEQVIQINVSEIVVGDIAQAKYCERIKSMHLAIAELSLVESDY; translated from the exons ATCGTCAAAAGGAGAGAAGAGTTTGGCCAGAACCATGTACCACAAAAACCAAAGACATTTGTGGAGCTGGTGTGGGAGGCACTGCAGGATGTCACCCTGATTATCCTGATGCTGGCAGCCATCTTTTCACTGGTCCAGTCGTTCTACCACCCACCC ACATGTTCAAAGCGGCACAGTGGCAAAGCGTCTGGTGAGGCAGCGACCGGAAGAATCGAAGGCGATGCCATCCTGCTATTGGTGGTCTGCATGGTCCTGGTGACAGCCTTTAACAACTGGAGCAAAGAGAAGCAGTTCCGCAGCCCCCAGAGCCACATCAAGCATGACCATAAGTTCACCGTTGTCCGAGGGGAGCAGGTGATCCAGATCAATGTGTCAGAAATTGTTGTTGGAGACATTGCGCAAGCCAAATACTGTGAGAGAATAAAAAGCATGCACTTAGCTATAGCAGAGCTTTCATTGGTTGAGAGTGATTATTAG